One Anguilla rostrata isolate EN2019 chromosome 15, ASM1855537v3, whole genome shotgun sequence genomic window carries:
- the eef1b2 gene encoding elongation factor 1-beta isoform X1 — translation MGFGDLKTPSGLKVLNDFLADKSYIEGYVPSQADIAVFDALSGAPSADLCHALRWYNHIKSYQKEKSSLPGVKKALVQYGPAGVEDATESKDDDDDDDIDLFGSDDEEESAEAKRLKDERLAAYNEKKSKKPALIAKSSILLDVKPWDDETDMAKLEECVRSVHMDGLLWGSSKLVPVGYGIKKLQIQCVVEDDKVGTDQLEEQITAFDDYVQSMDVAAFNKI, via the exons ATGGGCTTCGGAGATCTGAAAACCCCTTCTGGACTTAAAGTCTTGAATGACTTTTTGGCCGACAAAAGTTATATTGAAGG GTATGTGCCGTCCCAGGCTGATATTGCTGTTTTTGATGCCCTCTCTGGTGCCCCCTCTGCAGACCTCTGCCATGCCCTGCGCTGGTACAACCACATTAAGTCCTACCAGAAGGAGAAGTCCAG ccTTCCTGGGGTGAAGAAGGCTCTCGTACAGTACGGCCCTGCGGGAGTGGAGGATGCCACAGAATCCAAAGACGACGATGACGACGACGACATCGATCTGTTCGGCTCTGACGATGAGGAG GAGAGCGCAGAAGCCAAGAGGCTGAAGGATGAGAGACTGGCTGCGTACAACGAAAAGAAGTCCAAAA AGCCAGCGCTCATCGCAAAGTCGTCCATCCTGCTGGACGTGAAGCCGTGGGACGACGAGACGGACATGGCCAAGCTGGAGGAGTGCGTGAGGAGCGTCCACATGGACGGGCTGCTGTGGGGGTCCT CCAAGCTGGTCCCTGTGGGCTACGGCATCAAGAAGCTGCAGATCCAGTGTGTTGTGGAGGATGACAAGGTTGGGACTGaccagctggaggagcagatCACCGCCTTCGATGACTATGTCCAGTCCATGGATGTTGCTGCCTTCAACAAGATCTAA
- the eef1b2 gene encoding elongation factor 1-beta isoform X2 — translation MTFWPTKVILKDLCHALRWYNHIKSYQKEKSSLPGVKKALVQYGPAGVEDATESKDDDDDDDIDLFGSDDEEESAEAKRLKDERLAAYNEKKSKKPALIAKSSILLDVKPWDDETDMAKLEECVRSVHMDGLLWGSSKLVPVGYGIKKLQIQCVVEDDKVGTDQLEEQITAFDDYVQSMDVAAFNKI, via the exons ATGACTTTTTGGCCGACAAAAGTTATATTGAAGG ACCTCTGCCATGCCCTGCGCTGGTACAACCACATTAAGTCCTACCAGAAGGAGAAGTCCAG ccTTCCTGGGGTGAAGAAGGCTCTCGTACAGTACGGCCCTGCGGGAGTGGAGGATGCCACAGAATCCAAAGACGACGATGACGACGACGACATCGATCTGTTCGGCTCTGACGATGAGGAG GAGAGCGCAGAAGCCAAGAGGCTGAAGGATGAGAGACTGGCTGCGTACAACGAAAAGAAGTCCAAAA AGCCAGCGCTCATCGCAAAGTCGTCCATCCTGCTGGACGTGAAGCCGTGGGACGACGAGACGGACATGGCCAAGCTGGAGGAGTGCGTGAGGAGCGTCCACATGGACGGGCTGCTGTGGGGGTCCT CCAAGCTGGTCCCTGTGGGCTACGGCATCAAGAAGCTGCAGATCCAGTGTGTTGTGGAGGATGACAAGGTTGGGACTGaccagctggaggagcagatCACCGCCTTCGATGACTATGTCCAGTCCATGGATGTTGCTGCCTTCAACAAGATCTAA
- the LOC135241340 gene encoding chemerin-like receptor 2, which produces MDDHLEGFSNGSHDFMYYEDFDYGEFERGERGYDQREALHILSVVVYIVAFVLGVLGNGLVIWVTAFKTKRTVNSVWLLNLAIADFVFVLFLPVSIDYVLQDFHWRFGQAVCKLNSFVSVTNMYASVLFLTVLSVDRYVSLVHPSWARRTRTVERAWSVCVGVWALALLLSCPSLLFRETIELRHEVVCYNNFSGPHVHFAMVTVRTVVGFLVPFAAISASGALIVLRVRRSGAARMSSFSRTVLAVVLAFFLCWAPFHVFSVMELTVHSSTRLHAVLQTGFPLATSLAFFNSCVNPVLYVLLGTKARRIVRRSCLDLTKRSLRELSQSISGTQSMSVPGSGATEEPPAHTCV; this is translated from the coding sequence ATGGACGATCATTTAGAAGGCTTTTCGAATGGCAGCCACGACTTCATGTACTACGAGGACTTTGACTACGGGGAGTTTGAGAGGGGTGAGCGAGGTTATGACCAGAGGGAGGCACTGCACATCCTCTCGGTGGTCGTCTACATTGTGGCCTTCGTGCTGGGCGTCCTGGGCAACGGGCTGGTCATCTGGGTGACGGCCTTCAAGACCAAGCGGACGGTGAACAGCGTGTGGCTCCTGAACCTGGCCATCGCGGACTTCGTGTTCGTGCTCTTCCTGCCCGTCTCCATCGACTACGTCCTGCAGGACTTCCACTGGAGGTTCGGCCAGGCCGTGTGCAAACTCAACTCGTTCGTGTCGGTGACCAACATGTACGCCAGCGTGCTGTTCCTCACGGTCCTCAGCGTGGACCGCTACGTGTCGCTGGTGCACCCGAGCTGGGCGCGGAGGACGCGCACGGTGGAGCGGGCGTGGTCCGTGTGCGTGGGCGTCTGGGCCCTGGCCCTGCTCCTCAgctgcccctccctgctcttCCGGGAGACGATCGAGCTGCGCCACGAGGTGGTCTGCTACAACAACTTCAGCGGCCCGCACGTGCACTTCGCCATGGTGACGGTGCGCACGGTGGTGGGCTTCCTCGTCCCCTTCGCCGCCATCAGCGCGAGCGGCGCCCTGATCGTGCTGCGGGTCCGGCGGTCCGGCGCCGCCCGCATGTCCAGCTTCTCCAGGACGGTGCTGGCGGTGGTGCTGGCCTTCTTCCTGTGCTGGGCGCCCTTCCACGTCTTCAGCGTGATGGAGCTGACCGTGCACTCGTCCACGCGGCTGCACGCGGTGCTGCAGACGGGCTTCCCGCTGGCCACCAGCCTGGCCTTCTTCAACAGCTGCGTCAACCCAGTGCTCTACGTGCTGCTGGGCACCAAGGCCCGTCGCATAGTCCGGCGCTCCTGCCTGGACCTCACCAAGCGCTCGCTGCGGGAGCTCAGCCAGTCCATCTCCGGCACGCAGTCCATGTCGGTCCCGGGCAGCGGGGCCACGGAGGAGCCCCCCGCGCACACCTGTGTGTGA